Genomic window (Salinibacterium sp. M195):
CCATCGAACACGTTCGAGGGATTGTTGACCTCAAACTCTGTGCGGAGATCTTTCACCATTTGATACGGAGCGAGAACATAACTGCGCATCTGGTCGCCCCAGCTCGCAGTAATCACTCCCGCGATCTCTTTTTTCGTTGCCGCTTCCTGCTCGCGCTGCAAGAGCAACAGTCGCGACTGAAGCACGCGCATTGCCGCAGCACGGTTTTGGATTTGGCTCTTCTCGTTCTGACAACTCACCACGATCCCAGTGGGCAGGTGAGTGATGCGCACGGCGGAGTCGGTCGTATTGACCGACTGTCCACCAGGGCCAGACGAACGGAAGACATCAACACGGATGTCGTTCTCGGGAACTTCGACAACATCCGTCGTCTCAATAAGAGGAACAACTTCGACTGCCGCAAAGCTCGTCTGGCGTTTGCCCGCCGAGTTGAAAGGGCTCATGCGCACAAGGCGATGCGTGCCAGCTTCGACGCTCAGCGTGCCGAACGCGAACGGTGCGTCGACCTCGAACGTTGCTGACTTGATGCCCGCTTCTTCGGCATAGCTCGTGTCGAGAACGCGAGTGGGATAGGAGTGCTGCTCGGCATACCGCAAGTACATGCGCAACAGCATTTCGGCGAAGTCGGCGGCGTCAACGCCTCCGGCTCCGGCTCGAATGGTGATGACAGCTGGTCGTTGATCGAACTCGCCGTTGAGGAGTGTCTGGACCTCAAGGTCGCCCAAAGTCTTCTTGATGCCAGCAAGTTCGGTGCGAGCATCCGCTGCGGCCTGAGCATCGCTCTCTTCATTGGCCAGCTCGACCATGATCTCGAGATCATCGAGCCTGCTCGAAATCGAGTTGATTTTGGCAAGCTCTGCCTGGCGGTGACTCAAGTCACTCGTGACCTTCTGGGCCTTGTCGGTGTCGTCCCACAAATCGGGAGCACCCGCCAGCTCACTCAACCGCTCAATTTCGGACTCAAGCCGGTCGGGGTCGACCACCTGTCGAATGTCAGCAAAAGTGGAGCGCAAGGCTGCGATGTCGTCAGAAAAGTCCAGTTCATCC
Coding sequences:
- the prfB gene encoding peptide chain release factor 2, coding for MDELDFSDDIAALRSTFADIRQVVDPDRLESEIERLSELAGAPDLWDDTDKAQKVTSDLSHRQAELAKINSISSRLDDLEIMVELANEESDAQAAADARTELAGIKKTLGDLEVQTLLNGEFDQRPAVITIRAGAGGVDAADFAEMLLRMYLRYAEQHSYPTRVLDTSYAEEAGIKSATFEVDAPFAFGTLSVEAGTHRLVRMSPFNSAGKRQTSFAAVEVVPLIETTDVVEVPENDIRVDVFRSSGPGGQSVNTTDSAVRITHLPTGIVVSCQNEKSQIQNRAAAMRVLQSRLLLLQREQEAATKKEIAGVITASWGDQMRSYVLAPYQMVKDLRTEFEVNNPSNVFDGDLDGFISAGIKWRKRVIE